The following are encoded together in the Deinococcus roseus genome:
- a CDS encoding redoxin domain-containing protein: protein MAHPLIGQSAPDFTLKASTSDMITLSSFKGQKNVVLVFYPLDFSPVCSMQIPEYSNRKDDFARNDTVVFGVNRDSIYTHKAWAAEFGIEIPLLADIKCDAAKAYGVYVEEKGHSGRAVFVIDKKGMVRDAHIENATSEFTLPVDELLKKIEQLAATV from the coding sequence ATGGCTCACCCTTTGATCGGGCAAAGTGCCCCGGATTTCACACTTAAAGCCTCCACCAGCGACATGATCACCCTTTCCAGCTTCAAAGGACAGAAAAATGTGGTGTTGGTGTTCTATCCGCTGGATTTCAGCCCGGTGTGCAGCATGCAGATCCCTGAATACTCCAACCGCAAAGACGATTTTGCCAGAAACGACACGGTGGTTTTTGGGGTCAACCGGGACAGCATCTACACCCACAAAGCCTGGGCCGCGGAATTTGGCATCGAAATTCCCTTGCTGGCAGACATCAAATGCGATGCGGCAAAAGCCTACGGGGTTTATGTGGAAGAAAAAGGCCACTCTGGCCGCGCAGTTTTTGTGATCGACAAGAAAGGCATGGTGCGGGATGCCCACATCGAAAATGCCACCAGTGAATTCACCCTGCCTGTGGATGAACTGCTGAAAAAGATCGAACAACTTGCAGCCACGGTTTGA
- a CDS encoding C39 family peptidase, with amino-acid sequence MQRFLLLLLLLVLPMATAKSEATQTPNNQAVLLKGFSWSRQTYNNCGPQALSSVLSYYGVQVNQAKISQSLKACPTCYMRADVIDPYVKTFGLRAQRFQNGALGHLKVLVRGGFPVMVLQYLKKPGEVPHFRIVTGFDETQKLFYINDPYYAPNATISYQDFETLWGDLYSREFIVVYPEVQKSKLGKLLGVRL; translated from the coding sequence ATGCAACGGTTCCTTCTTCTCTTGCTGCTTCTGGTGCTGCCCATGGCCACGGCCAAAAGTGAAGCCACCCAGACCCCCAACAACCAGGCTGTGCTGCTGAAAGGGTTTTCCTGGAGCAGGCAGACCTACAACAACTGTGGTCCCCAGGCCCTGTCTTCGGTGCTGTCCTATTACGGGGTGCAGGTCAATCAGGCCAAGATCTCCCAGTCGCTCAAGGCCTGTCCCACCTGTTACATGCGGGCAGATGTGATCGATCCTTACGTCAAGACCTTTGGGTTGCGGGCACAGCGTTTCCAGAATGGAGCGCTGGGGCACCTGAAAGTGCTGGTTCGGGGCGGCTTTCCGGTGATGGTTTTGCAGTACCTGAAGAAGCCTGGAGAGGTCCCCCATTTTCGGATCGTGACGGGGTTTGATGAAACCCAGAAGCTCTTTTACATCAACGATCCGTACTACGCGCCCAATGCCACCATCAGTTACCAGGATTTTGAGACCCTCTGGGGAGATTTGTACTCCAGAGAATTCATTGTGGTTTACCCTGAGGTGCAGAAAAGCAAGCTGGGCAAACTGCTGGGTGTGAGATTGTAA
- a CDS encoding LysR family transcriptional regulator yields the protein MKLHQLKALIAVADTGSLSRAASALQMSQSSVSEAVQALEKHHQSRLLLRGPLGSQLTVLGEQVVRHARIALQALESIDQEVALSRGSLQGTLRISLFRSISSQIMPALMAHLKKHHPDLQLELLECTICYEENLLAPLHQGKADLAFVPNGEAEGFTSWPLFQDPFVVLLPQHWQLSRPVDPADLQGKTLIVTRDCDCTLRIQGYLTTHQITPAEIIWVQDDLTMYNMVKEGIGACLTARMALDYLPANTAVAPLVFPMHRDIRLVVRQDGLDVPAIREVVQVLQTLLPDVQP from the coding sequence ATGAAGCTGCACCAGTTGAAAGCCCTGATTGCCGTTGCAGACACCGGAAGCCTCTCCAGAGCGGCCAGTGCACTGCAGATGTCGCAATCTTCGGTGAGTGAGGCCGTGCAAGCGCTGGAAAAGCACCACCAGAGCCGCTTGCTGCTGCGGGGACCACTGGGTTCCCAATTGACTGTACTGGGAGAACAGGTGGTCAGGCATGCCCGGATCGCCCTGCAAGCCCTGGAAAGCATCGATCAGGAGGTGGCCCTGTCCAGAGGAAGCCTGCAAGGCACCCTGAGGATTTCCCTGTTTCGCAGCATTTCCAGCCAGATCATGCCTGCACTGATGGCCCATCTGAAAAAGCACCATCCTGATTTGCAGCTTGAACTCCTGGAATGCACCATCTGCTACGAAGAAAACCTGCTTGCTCCACTGCACCAGGGCAAAGCGGATCTGGCTTTCGTTCCCAATGGAGAGGCAGAGGGCTTCACCTCCTGGCCCCTCTTTCAGGATCCTTTTGTGGTCCTTTTGCCCCAACACTGGCAGCTCAGCAGGCCTGTTGACCCTGCAGACCTTCAGGGAAAAACCCTGATTGTCACCCGGGATTGCGATTGCACCCTGCGCATTCAAGGGTACCTGACCACCCACCAGATCACCCCGGCAGAAATCATCTGGGTGCAGGACGACCTCACCATGTACAACATGGTCAAGGAGGGCATCGGGGCCTGCCTGACCGCCCGAATGGCTCTGGATTATCTGCCTGCCAACACTGCTGTTGCTCCACTGGTGTTCCCCATGCATCGGGACATCCGGCTGGTGGTGCGCCAGGATGGATTGGATGTCCCGGCCATCAGAGAAGTGGTTCAGGTGCTGCAAACCCTGCTGCCAGATGTGCAACCCTGA
- a CDS encoding threonine/serine dehydratase gives MQTLTLFDVQEAALRIKPHVHRTPVLSSQTLNALCDRELWFKAEHLQKTGSFKVRGAMNAALQLENPKGLLTRSSGNHAQGVALAARTLGIPCIVVMHEDASELKKEAVRSYGATVVDAGVTHLNADQKVQELIAQTGFTFLHAYENLQVMTGQGTQALELFEQISAPDAVLVAVGGGGMISGIATVVKALWPQTLVLGVEPERANDAQQSLRKGERVTLPAAPDTIADAVRPLTPGALTFPVMQRLVDDILTVSEETILEAQTLMMRHLKQVVEPTAALPLAALLEHKDLPKRLALFVCGGNWLP, from the coding sequence ATGCAAACCCTCACCCTTTTTGACGTTCAGGAAGCCGCTCTGCGGATCAAGCCCCATGTTCACCGTACCCCTGTGCTTTCCTCGCAGACCCTCAATGCCCTGTGTGACCGGGAACTGTGGTTCAAAGCAGAACACCTGCAAAAAACCGGCAGTTTCAAGGTGCGTGGGGCCATGAATGCTGCCCTGCAACTGGAAAACCCAAAGGGCTTGCTGACCCGCTCCAGTGGCAACCATGCCCAGGGGGTGGCCCTGGCTGCCCGCACGCTGGGCATTCCCTGCATCGTGGTGATGCACGAAGATGCCAGCGAATTGAAGAAAGAGGCTGTGCGCTCTTATGGAGCGACTGTGGTGGATGCTGGCGTCACCCATCTGAATGCAGACCAGAAGGTGCAGGAGTTGATTGCCCAGACGGGTTTCACTTTTCTGCATGCCTACGAAAACCTGCAGGTGATGACCGGACAGGGCACCCAGGCTCTTGAACTTTTTGAGCAGATCTCTGCCCCGGATGCTGTGCTGGTCGCTGTCGGGGGAGGGGGGATGATCAGCGGGATTGCCACGGTGGTGAAAGCCCTGTGGCCCCAGACCCTGGTGCTGGGGGTGGAGCCTGAACGCGCCAACGATGCCCAGCAAAGCCTGCGCAAAGGAGAGAGGGTGACTTTGCCTGCCGCTCCAGACACCATTGCAGATGCCGTGCGCCCCCTCACGCCCGGTGCCCTGACGTTCCCAGTGATGCAGCGTCTGGTGGACGACATTCTGACAGTCAGCGAGGAAACCATTCTGGAAGCCCAGACCCTGATGATGCGCCACCTCAAGCAGGTGGTGGAACCCACTGCGGC
- a CDS encoding response regulator transcription factor yields the protein MIKILIVEDEASLRQTLKTYLERQGYQILTASRGDEGLEKYAKSDLVILDLMLPDMEGYQVVEGIRRTHPNHPILMCSARTNLDARLEGFEVGADDFLTKPFELKELLARVKSLLRRAGKSEILQHGKLSINLVTREVLLEEKPLKLTKTEFDLLVTLAREPGKVFTRESLMHLVWEKNLEPSSRSVDVRIADLRKKLRSYPVIDTVWGSGYRMKKTLS from the coding sequence ATGATTAAAATCCTCATCGTCGAAGATGAAGCTTCGCTGAGACAGACCCTGAAAACCTACCTGGAACGCCAGGGGTACCAGATCCTCACAGCAAGCCGTGGAGATGAAGGGCTGGAGAAGTACGCCAAAAGCGACCTGGTCATTCTGGACCTGATGCTTCCCGACATGGAAGGCTATCAGGTGGTGGAAGGCATCCGCCGCACCCACCCCAACCACCCCATCCTGATGTGCAGTGCCCGCACCAATCTGGATGCCCGACTGGAAGGCTTCGAGGTGGGAGCAGACGACTTCCTCACCAAGCCCTTCGAGTTGAAAGAACTGCTGGCACGGGTCAAATCCCTGCTCAGACGGGCAGGCAAGAGCGAAATCCTGCAGCACGGCAAACTCAGCATCAACCTGGTGACCCGCGAAGTGCTGCTGGAAGAAAAACCCCTCAAACTCACCAAAACCGAATTTGATTTGCTGGTCACCCTGGCCCGCGAACCCGGCAAGGTGTTCACCCGCGAATCCCTGATGCACCTGGTGTGGGAAAAGAACCTGGAACCCTCATCCCGCAGTGTGGATGTGCGCATTGCCGATTTGCGCAAGAAATTGCGTTCTTATCCCGTCATTGACACGGTGTGGGGCAGCGGTTACCGCATGAAGAAAACCCTCTCCTGA
- the murJ gene encoding murein biosynthesis integral membrane protein MurJ, with protein MKNTVILMLGTLFSRVLGLVRQMVINLFPVSVQDAFNVASKVPNLFRELLAEGALVNSFIPVYQGLAEPERKKLSEAFFGALIAINVFLVGLGIVFARPIVHLLVADGDNINIDLAVQITQLVMPFLMMMSFSASSMGILSARENFKAYSYAQVAFNVASILVLLVAPRTAFWLGFGWTFGGFVQFLVQSWPLFKMGLFPFPRLGWDPKLQTVLTRMAPFLISTSARQFLNLIVTRFITAFSGGTISGYQNAEVIFQLALGLFAVSPATALYPRLARHWNEQDQEGFTKLTVQGLRAVVFFAAPVSALLVALAPYAVSIFNLHLPTSPAEIQKFQAGSLILSTWALAIVPWGMIQFMARTFFVRGRTLDSLLITSGGAFLEVLLYSILTRKDLLGLQGFGVSSFISGLLVLGVQLFLYRRQLGFPLRELLVFLVRVVPAALLAGLAAWFVGQAMGAGLNHSGGILQGLAVLVTAGGVGGVVYLLLAFLLKVRELSSLLGRLRR; from the coding sequence ATGAAGAACACTGTGATTTTGATGCTGGGGACCCTGTTCAGCCGTGTGCTGGGCCTGGTTCGCCAGATGGTGATCAACCTGTTTCCTGTGTCGGTGCAGGATGCTTTCAATGTGGCTTCCAAGGTGCCCAACCTGTTCCGGGAACTTCTGGCAGAGGGGGCACTGGTCAATTCTTTCATTCCGGTGTACCAGGGGCTTGCTGAGCCTGAACGCAAAAAGCTGTCTGAGGCTTTCTTTGGTGCTCTGATTGCCATCAATGTGTTTCTGGTGGGTCTGGGCATCGTGTTTGCCCGCCCGATTGTGCATTTGCTGGTGGCCGATGGGGACAACATCAACATTGATCTGGCGGTGCAAATCACCCAGCTGGTGATGCCTTTCCTGATGATGATGTCTTTTTCTGCCAGCAGCATGGGGATTTTGAGCGCCAGAGAAAATTTTAAAGCCTACAGTTATGCCCAGGTGGCTTTCAATGTGGCTTCCATTCTGGTGTTGCTGGTGGCCCCCAGAACGGCGTTCTGGCTGGGTTTTGGCTGGACTTTTGGGGGATTTGTGCAGTTTCTGGTGCAATCCTGGCCGCTGTTCAAAATGGGGCTGTTTCCTTTTCCCCGTCTGGGCTGGGATCCCAAATTGCAAACGGTCCTGACACGCATGGCTCCTTTTCTGATTTCCACCAGTGCCAGGCAGTTTCTGAACCTGATCGTGACCCGGTTCATCACGGCTTTTTCCGGGGGCACCATCTCGGGTTACCAGAATGCCGAGGTGATTTTTCAACTGGCCCTGGGGCTCTTTGCGGTCTCCCCTGCCACAGCGCTGTATCCCAGATTGGCCCGCCACTGGAACGAGCAGGACCAGGAGGGTTTCACAAAATTGACGGTGCAGGGCCTGAGGGCTGTGGTGTTCTTTGCCGCTCCGGTGAGTGCTTTGTTGGTGGCTCTGGCTCCATATGCCGTGAGCATCTTCAATTTGCACTTGCCCACCTCTCCTGCAGAAATTCAGAAGTTTCAGGCAGGCAGCCTGATTCTGAGCACCTGGGCACTGGCCATTGTGCCCTGGGGCATGATCCAGTTCATGGCCCGCACCTTCTTTGTGCGGGGCCGCACCCTGGATTCTCTTTTGATCACTTCAGGTGGGGCTTTTCTGGAGGTGTTGCTGTATTCCATCCTCACCAGAAAGGACCTTCTGGGGCTGCAGGGGTTTGGGGTGAGCAGTTTCATTTCCGGACTGCTGGTGCTGGGGGTGCAACTGTTCCTGTATCGCCGCCAGCTGGGCTTTCCTTTGCGTGAATTGCTGGTGTTTCTGGTGCGGGTGGTTCCTGCTGCACTGCTGGCAGGTCTGGCCGCCTGGTTTGTGGGGCAGGCCATGGGCGCAGGGCTTAACCATTCGGGTGGCATCTTGCAAGGTCTGGCTGTGCTGGTGACCGCAGGTGGTGTGGGCGGCGTGGTGTATCTGCTGCTGGCCTTCTTGCTGAAAGTGCGGGAACTGTCTTCTTTGCTGGGTCGATTGCGCCGCTGA